In one window of Notolabrus celidotus isolate fNotCel1 chromosome 17, fNotCel1.pri, whole genome shotgun sequence DNA:
- the vps41 gene encoding vacuolar protein sorting-associated protein 41 homolog, with translation MAEVEEQDRKPSEEFTDESEEEDSEEEPKLKYERLSNGVTEILQKDAASCMTVHDKFLALGTHFGKVFLLDIQGNVTQKFEISSVKINQISLDESGEHVGICSEDGKVQVFGLYTREGFHENFDCPIKVVALHPQFTRSNYKQFVTGGNKLLLYERNWLNRWKMSVLHEGEGSITNIQWRANLIAWANNVGVKIYDISTKQRITNVLRDNVSLRPDMYPCSLCWKDNTTLIVGWGTSIKMCVVKERNPTEMRDLPSRYVEIVSAFETEFFISGLAPLADQLVTLYFVKENSDHMDEEFRARPRLDIIQPLPEGCEEISSDALTVRNFQDNECRDYRLEHSEGESLFYIISPKDIVVAKERDQDDHIDWLLEKKKYEEALMAAEISFKNIKRHDVQKIGMAYINHLVEKGDYDSAARKCQKVLGKNMELWENEVYRFKTIGQLKAISQYLPRGDLRLRPAIYEMILHEFLKTDYEGFATLIREWPGELYNNMAIVQAVTDHLKRDPTNRTLLTTLAELYTYDQRYDRALEIYLRLRHKDVYQLIHKHNLFSSIEDKIVLLMDFDKEKAVDMLLDNEDKISTDRVVEELANRPELLHVYLHKLFKRDHHKGQKYHERQISLYAEYDRPNLLPFLRDSTHCPLEKALEVCQQRNFVEETVFLLSRMGNCRRALQMIMEELEDVDKAIEFAKEQDDAELWEDLISYSIDKPPFITGLLNNIGTHVDPILLIHRIKEGMEIPNLRDSLVKILQDYNLQILLREGCKKILVADSLSLLQKMHRTQMRGVRVDEENICESCHATILPSDMAKAFNVVVFNCRHMFHKECLPSAGTIPGVQFCNICSAKRRGPGSGILEMKK, from the exons GAggaggacagtgaggaggagcCAAAGCTGAAGTATGAGCGGCTCTCCAATGGTGTGACAGAAATTCTCCAGAAGGATGCAGCCAGCTGTATGACCGTCCATGACAAG ttTCTTGCTCTAGGTACACATTTTGGAAAGGTGTTCCTGCTGGATATCCAAGGAAATGTTACTCAGAAGTTTGAAATT AGTTCAGTGAAGATCAACCAGATCAGTCTGGATGAAAGTGGAGAGCATGTGGGCATCTGCTCCGAGGATGGGAAG gttcaaGTGTTCGGACTCTATACAAGAGAGGGCTTCCATGAGAACTTTGACTGTCCCATCAAA GTGGTGGCTTTGCACCCTCAGTTCACCAGATCAAACTACAAACAGTTTGTCACAGGGGGCAACAAG ttGCTTCTCTATGAAAGGAACTGGTTAAACCGTTGGAAGATGTCTGTTCTGCATGAAGGCGAGGGCTCAATCACAAACATCCAGTGGAGAGCAAACCTCATCGCCTGGGCCAACAATGTG GGAGTGAAAATCTATGACATCAGCACAAAACAGCGAATCACAAACGTGCTGCGCGATAATGTGAGTCTGCGGCCTGACATGTACCCGTGCAGCCTGTGTTGGAAAGACAACACCACCCTCATTGTCGGCTGGGGTACCTCCATCAAG ATGTGTGTTGTGAAAGAGCGAAACCCCACTGAAATGAGAGATCTGCCGAGCCGCTACGTGGAGATTG TGTCTGCATTTGAGACTGAGTTTTTCATCAGTGGTCTGGCCCCTCTGGCTGATCAGCTCGTCACCCTCTACTTTGTGAAGGAGAACTCTGATCACATG GATGAGGAGTTTCGTGCCCGGCCTCGCCTCGACATCATCCAACCTCTCCCTGAGGGCTGCGAGGAGATCTCCTCAGACGCACTGACGGTGCGCAACTTCCAAGACAATGAGTGCAGAGACTACCGCCTCG AGCATTCTGAGGGAGAGTCGCTCTTCTACATCATCAGTCCCAAAGACATCGTTGTGGCCAAAGAGCGAGACCAAGACGACCACATCGATTGGCTGcttgaaaagaagaaatatgag GAGGCGCTCATGGCTGCAGagatcagcttcaaaaacatCAAGAGACATGATGTCCAGAAGATCGGGATGGCTTACATCAACCACTTAGTGGAGAAAGGCGACTATGACAGTGCAGCCAG GAAGTGTCAAAAGGTCCTTGGAAAAAACATGGAACTCTGGGAAAATGAAGTTTACAGATTCAAAACCATCGGACAGTTGAAG GCCATCAGTCAGTATTTGCCCAGAGGAGATCTGCGTCTCAGACCGGCTATCTATGAAATGATCCTGCACGAGTTTCTCAAAACTGACTATGAG GGTTTTGCCACACTGATCCGGGAATGGCCTGGAGAGCTTTACAACAACATGGCAATCGTTCAGGCGGTCACTGATCACCTGAAGAGGGACCCAACCAACAGAACGCTGCTCACCACACTGGCTGAGCT GTACACGTACGACCAGCGGTACGACAGAGCTTTAGAGATCTACCTGAGACTGAGGCACAAAGATGTCTATCAGCTGATCCACAAACACAACCTGTTCTCCTCCATAGAAGACAAGATTGTGCTGCTCATGGACTTTGACAAAGAG AAAGCTGTGGACATGCTTCTGGACAATGAGGACAAGATATCA ACGGACAGAGTGGTGGAAGAGCTGGCAAACAGACCAGAGCTTCTGCATGTG TACCTCCATAAACTTTTCAAGCGGGACCACCACAAAGGCCAGAAATACCACGAGAGACAGATCAGCCTGTATGCCGAATACGACCGTCCAAATCTGTTGCCTTTCCTGAGAGACAGCACGCACTGTCCACTCGAAAAG GCTCTGGAGGTTTGTCAGCAGAGAAACTTTGTAGAAGAGACCGTCTTCCTGCTCA GCAGGATGGGGAACTGCAGACGGGCGCTGCAGATGAtcatggaggagctggaggacgtGGACAAAGCCATTGAGTTTGCCAAAGAGCAGGATGATGCAGAGCTGTGGGAGGACCTCATATCTTACTCTATTGACAAACCAC CTTTTATCACCGGCCTCCTTAATAACATTGGTACTCACGTGGATCCCATCCTGCTCATCCATCGCATCAAGGAGGGCATGGAAATCCCAAACCTCAGAGATTCACTCGTAAAAATCCTCCAGGACTACAATCTGCAG ATCCTTCTGAGGGAAGGCTGTAAGAAGATCCTGGTGGCAGACTCCCTCTCCCTGCTCCAAAAGATGCATCGCACACAAATGAGGGGAGTCCGAGTCGATG AGGAGAACATCTGCGAATCATGTCATGCTACTATATTACCGTCAG ACATGGCCAAAGCCTTTAATGTGGTAGTTTTCAACTGCAGACACATGTTTCATAAGGAATGTTTACCGTCTGCAGGAACA ATTCCTGGAGTGCAGTTTTGTAACATCTGCAGTGCAAAGAGGCGTGGACCAGGAAGTGGGATCCTGGAGATGAAAAAGTAA